Genomic DNA from Cydia fagiglandana chromosome 19, ilCydFagi1.1, whole genome shotgun sequence:
ACAATGCACATTATTAAATGACATGCACCAAATCTGTATTATACACGACTAGCGACGCGCCCCGGCCTCACCCGgtgtaacaaattatacacttaaacctttctcaagaatcactctattgataggtgaagactgcataaaaatccgttcagtagtttttgagtttatcgcgaacatacatacacacagacgCGGAGGGAGATTGTTTTATAAGGCGTAGTGATCACGGTAGTGCAGTCACTTGCAATAATATCTTACACTTCaatggccgcaaaaatatgtgacgcgctcttatggctctacaaataagatcgtgtcagatatttttgcggccttcgttgtgttacatattattacaggtgactgtaccatcacacttcgcgattgttgcgccatttagggtcctagctaaattggtttggttgttcaatacttacgctatagaaatTCCGATTTAACAAGAATCGTAAATGTCATAACAaccccgtgtggtgactgtacaaaagattgaaatttaacaaaaaaaaaaatttcaagttcttaaattagtcctattctgctttcgtcacttattctacattgaaagccaccgacgattgtgacgaaagcagaataggactaatttaagaacttgacgaaaaacgaataggacgacccaagacgataccgtaaaAACATAGAAATGGTCAATTACTAAGATTTGAATTGAAAACATTTCTATCGCTTTAAAAGGTGTCTTTACTACGTTTGCTGAATACGGAGCCCTCAATACTTTATATTTGAAAAGATAGGGAGTTAGGGAGGCATGAGTTGCAACGTTCCTCTTTCAAGCTACACTTAGACGCCTTCTTTGACGCTGAGCATTTTCAATTCACTGAAACTTGTGACCAGCTTATTCGAGCTTAAGGATttctcacgctagaccggaccggggcCTGGCCGGagttccggcgcttcgttttatatggaaagcaccacgcgatctccgatcagccgtcatagaaaatgacatgtaggacgcctcggcccgcgcacggcccggtctagagtCATCCTTTAGGTATGCTTcttgtacttttcttacgacagactcatcgagacaattctaaaaacccctaacacaattaggttacgttgtcgtcatcacagagttcctatggccacctcctgtctgcatcatcagatcagctcgatagtaccataatattgcattgtcatccgatttatacatgcatgcaaaatttcagctcaatcggaaaccgggaagtggatcaaaattaacttgcaagattcagacaacggtcaggtgaaagtaaataaaagcttgtaatatatGGTTTAATTCACGTATTTAAGTCACTATAGTTGCGTGCCGCGTAGTTACAAACAGCAACgctggaccttattacaaaaggcataaggtccaccgatgtacagtcagcagcagaagttgctaagcgggcaaggtgttaaaaatgatcttgactcgacattattgttaagagaataagagcacCCACTGCACTGCTAGTGCTGGAAAATGGAGGCAGAGGTTAGCATGACTTGCGTTCACGCCATTTTATACGGCCAGGGTGGCTTTTTCTCGACGGCTCTCTCTTGACAATACTATCATGTCACCATTTTCGTTAGAGTAGTGTCTAATcgcttatatttatttttattttattcattttttattttattagtcaaatactACACTATGTATTTACTATAGTTCTACGATATTTGGATGTTTTAGGGTTGAATTATCTCTATACTCTGTTTGAGAGCGCAAAACCCAGGTTTGTGTTACTTAGGTTAAACGTGAACGCAATTAGCCATGACGCTGTTATCCCTAGTCGACATCTTCTGGGCTCTAATTCCTATTACTCATTTGGTATCCGAAACCAGTTTAAGTGTATCCCTACAAGCGTTAAAGAGTTAAGTATTCGCAGGTCATACTTACGCTGGTTTATTTTAGTAACGTTGTTGAGAGTGTCTCCGACATTATAAAGCTGGTATGTGCTTACTGTTTTGTTCTGTCTTGCTAGGGTGGCAATAAATATAAGTAGGACATTTTCAACGATTTTCCAAGCTTTTAtgtagtttcacctgaccgttgtctgtctgtctgtctgtgtgtgatcaaatcttgcaagttaaatttgatccacttcccggtttacAATGATTGGGGGACTTTCAAGGATCTCTACACATCTCTCATTCATAATCAGAGTTCATTGAGCCCAGTGCAGAAATTGCACTATTTGAAGAGTAGTCTTAGTGGCGAAGCTGAACAACTGCTAAAGCACATTCAAATTACCgagaaaaattatgaagtagcaTGGAATACCTTACACAACAGATACAATAACAAGAGGATTATGGTTAACTCAATCTTGAATAGATTTTTGGGTCAAAAGAAACTGAGCGTTGAATCTGCCAAAGGTGTCAAAGAATTGCTGGATATTTCTACAGAATGTCTGAACAGCTTGAAGAACAATGACATTAGTATCGATAACTGGGATCCAATCATAATACATCTATTGGTACACAAGTTAGATACGGAGTCACACAAGCACTGGGAAGAGGATCTGAAGACATTATCTGTGGAAGACTTGCCGACATTGGAACAATTCAGCAAATTTTTGGAGGGAAGATTTAGAGTTTTGGAAATGGTTCAAACTGCGCACCCAAAAGAGAAGCCTCAAGTTAGAGCCAAGACGTTTCATGCAACTGCTACGCCTAGCAGTaacacagactccaaccaacaATGCGGTTTCTGTAACGAAGATCATTTCATCTACAACTGCAAGGAGTTTGCTAAATTGGATCCCGAGGAACGATCCAAGGAGGTTCAAACTAGGAGTCTTTGCTTCAACTGTCTACGGCCTGGACATAGCGTGAGATTTTGCAAGCGTAATACGTCATGCCTGCGTTGTAAGAGGAAGCATCACACACTATTACACGTTACTAAACCTAACACTGTATCACTCGAAGAAAAACCAGAGAAAGAAAACAAAGAGCAAGCTACACCAACAATCAACATAGTATCTCACTGTGCCTCTCAGAGACGGGTTACTCTTTTAGCTACAGCACTAGTGAATATTATGACAAACAGAGGAGCACAAGTAGTTCGAGCACTCATAGATCCTTGTTCGGAAGAGTCATTTATATCAGAGGAGACAGTCAACAAACTACAACTCAAACGAACAAGGGTGGAGGGTCAAGTGACAGGTGTTGCGAAGATGTCGACTCCAATCAAGCATGCGGCGGAGATACAAATTGTGTCGAGAATTAATGAGAGCTACAAGCTGAACTGCACCGCTTACGTGACGAAGGAAGTTACTGACATAATGACTGTTACGAAGATCGATAAAGAACAATGGTCTCAACTACATGGCTTGAAGTTAGCTGATCCCACATACTACAATCCTGGAGAGATAGATTTGTTACTTGGTGTGCATGTCTATACAGACATTTTAATGAGTGGAGTCATCAAGGGCAAACCAGGATCACCGATAGCGCAACAGACGTTATTCGGATGGATAATTTCGGGCGGAGCACCCGCCGAAGAgcacgggaagaatggaagaaTTGTTAGCATGCATTTGAGTGTGAGTCTAGACAACATGCTGCAAAGATTTTGGGAATCGGAGACGCTAGATAATGAGAGCAAAGACACTCTGACGCCTCAAGAGAAGAGAGCTGAAGAGATTTATGAGAAAACACTAGCGAGAGATGAGGATGGAAGATTCATTGTTGGACTACCATTCGTACGAGATACACCGATTGTTCCCGAAAATTCCCGTTCAATTGCTGTCAAAAGACTTGAATGTCTAGAGAGGAAGTTAGCACACAACAGCAAATTGAAAACTGAGTACGATAACGTGATTAAAGAGTACCTTACGTTAAAACACATGGAACCGGTAGGCAAGCCTGAAAAAGATGAGAAAACAGTCTACCTTCCACATCATGCTGTGGTTCGCGAGGATCGGGAGACCACGAAAGTTAGAGTAGTTTTTGACGCATCCTGTAAAGGATCTAATGGAGTATCTCTCAATGACGAACTACTGGTTGGACCGACTCTGCTAGAAGAGCTAAGAGACGTTATCATGAGATGGAGACAAAACAAGATATGTTTTGTGGCAGACATTGTAAAGATGTATCGACAGATCAAGGTTCGAGAAACAGACACTGACTACCAGAGAATTCTGTACAGATTCGATCCAAAAGAAGAGATTCAAGATTTCAGAATGCTTACAGTAACATTTGGCACAGCATCAGCACCATATTTGGCAATAAGAACACTAAAACAGCTGGCCAAAGAAGAGAAAGACGCATTCCCTATAGCATCTGAAATTATAGACAGAGACTTTTACATGGACGATGTACTTACAGGATTCGATGATGTGAAGTCAGCATTAGAAGCACACGAAGAGCTGAACAAAGTAATGAGCAAAAGTGGATTTGAGTTACAAAAGTGGGCTTCTAACAGCAGAGAATTTATGTCGGCCATACAACCTGAAAAGAGAGAGAGTTCAAATACAGTAGACATGAATAGAAAGAGCCAAATAAAGACACTCGGAATAATTTGGAATATTGATGAAGACAAACTCAAAGTTACACAAAAAGAAATCAATACTGAGAAACCTGTCACAAAGAGAAATGTACTCGGACAGATCGCTTCACTTTTCGATCCGTTGGGTTGGTTAGCACCAGCAATCATGAAGGCAAAGATGTTCATGCAGAAGCTATGGCTGGAAAAGCTAGATTGGGATGAGGAACTACCCACAGATCTAAAAGAAGAATGGATCCAGTACCAAGAAGACTTACCTGCGTTATCAGCGATACAGATTAATCGTTGGACTGGTTCTAGTAAAAATTCAGCGATCGAGTTACATGGATTTTCTGACGCATGCCAGACAGGATATGCAGCAGTCGTGTACCTCCGAGTTATACCCAAAGATGGATCACCATGTCAAGTGGCTCTAATTACAGCAAAAACAAAAGTTGCACCAGTTGTTAAACCATTGTCTTTGCCACGCCTTGAGCTATGTGGAGCTTCTCTACTTAGCAAACTCATGAAACACGTGATGAGAGTTCTAAATATCGAGTTGCAACAAACCTACGCGTGGGTAGACTCCAAAGTGGTTTTAGCCTGGATAAAAGGAGATCCAAACAGATGGACACCCTATGTCAAAAATCGAGTGATTGACATAAGGAGCAATTTAGACACACACTGGTTATATGTCAATACCAAGGATAACCCAGCAGATCCAGCTTCCAGAGGTCTGTCACCCAGCAAGCTGAAACAAAATCAGTTATGGTTCAATGGTCCGGAATTCTTACGAGAACCTGATTTCACCATACCCGTCGACTCCATACCTGAAACAGAGTTAGAGAAACGCTTGTTATTGAAATGTAAGACAACAACCATAGAAACAGACTCTGAAAAGCTTACCTTACTGAAGAAATACTCGTCACTGCAAAAACTTCTGGACGTTATTTCATATTGTAGAAGATGGCTGAAGATCCTGAAAAAAGAAAAGAATGTTAGTAAACATATAACCTGTGAAGAAAGAGATGAAGCACTTACCTTGTGTTTAAAGATGTCCCAAGAGATAGAATTTCCTGAAGAGATTGATCACCTGAAAAGTAGAAAAGCTATTAAGAAAAGCAGTCGTCTACTGCAATTCACACCTTATCTGGATGATAAAGGTATTATCAGATTAGGAGGAAGACTGAAGCACGCAGAGTTGAGTATGGATCAGAAGCATCCTGTTATAATAACTAAAAACAACGTATTGTTACCTGTTTTGTTGGATGATGCTCACAAAAACACTCTTCATGGAGGGCCGCATCTCATGACACCATATTTGAGAAGCAAACACTGGATAATTAAAGGAGGTTCTTCAATAAGGCAGTTTTACAAGAAGTGTATAACGTGTGCAAGATACAATGCGAAGACGAATACTCAGTTGATGGGCAACTTACCGGAAGTTCGAGTAAAACCTTCAGGCCCTTTCCTTATCAGCGGTGTTGACTTTGCCGGTCCCATCACATGCAGAATGAGTAAAGGTCGAGGAGCTAAGACATACAAGGCATATATTGCTTTATTCGTGTGTATGTCTACCAAAGCCATACATTTGGAACTAGTCAGCGATATGACCACAGAAGCGTTTATCGCTGCCTTCAAAAGATTTGTGTCTAGACGTGGTCATTGCAAGGAACTCTGGAGTGATCATGGTACAACATTCGTTGCAGCTGAAAAAGAATTATTGAAGATGTGGCAACAAGGTCGCAACGAAATCCCAGAAGACTTGCTCAAAAGTTTAGACGACAAAGGAACTCGCTGGAGATATATTCCCCCTGGAGCACCAAACTTTGGAGGACTATGGGAGGCAGGTGTAAAATCAACGAAGTATCATCTGAAAAGAATAATGCAAGACGCAACCCTGACGTTCGAAGAATTTTATACGGTACTTTCGCAAGTTGAAGCGTGCCTTAACTCACGTCCATTGGCTCCATTAGGCGATGATCTAGATTATTTGACACCAGGACATTTTTTGGTCGGCGAACCCTTGATTTGCTTACCAGATCGCAGTAATGAGCAGAGTAACATATCCAGCTTATCGAGATGGCAGTTGACCCAACGCATGCTACGAGATTTTTGGATTAAATGGCAAAGCGAATACCTTTCTCGTTTGCAATTGCGTCCAAAATGGAATACACCTAAGAAGGATTTAGAAGTTGGAGAACTGGTATTGATCAAAGATGGAAGATTTCCACCAGCAAACTGGAGAGTAGGTAGAGTACTTAAGAAGTACCCTggcactgatttaaactttcacgattattaaacattatcaaactgcacaacgggacttaatcgcgtatttaagttttaagatttacctccgtcctcgaaacgtcggaggtaaatcttaaaacttaaatacgcgattaagtcccgttgtgcagtttgataataccCTGGCACTGATGGATTGACTCGTATGTATGACATTCGCACAGCTTTCGGGATCACACAACGGCCGATTACCAAGCTGTGTCGACTTCCTAACTAGTGATCAAGGAATACTTCCTTGGCGACGGAGGATGTTGAGATTTAAAATTGCCGCATAAATGTACATACTATAAATTAATTACTGAATTGATCGCTAGATGTCTCTTTTTAAAATGCAAACTAGCTAACGGTATGTTTTCCAAAAACAATGGAGTCAAACAGTTTCCATGGTCAAGCTAGTAACCAAAAATAAAGTGACAGTGATACAgtgaagtagtagtagtaaaagtaACAGTGTTTAGTGATAGGAAAGTGAACTTGAAAGTGCAGTGTATAAGTGCGGATTTACAACAGCCAGGTGCGAAcaccgattgagctgaaattttgcatgcatgtataaatcgggtgacaatgcaatattatggtaccatcgagctgatctgatgatccACAGGAGatgacaggaggtggccataggaactctgtgatgaaacaacgtaacctaattgtgttagggagttttagaattgtctcgataagtattagttgtctgtcgtaagaaaagtacagtcagcgataaaagcttgtaccaaaaatgaaatttttgccaaaaacttatttcaaaCAAGGTGGTTGGTGACAAAATTTAAGTCAGATCTCGCAATTTATCTAACGTTTGTCGTTTTCTTAACTGTAGAAAAAACTCCTTGATTTTTTTTCACACTGCGTTTTCAGCATCtaataaatgaataaacaaACCTATCGTGCAATGCGTTTATGATCCATACATTTTTGAAAGTTTACCTTACCCTAATGCATAGACACTGATGCCATTCTGAAGTTTTAGAATGTATCAGTTCCTGGAAGTTCCCAAAGCATGGTGGCACGAGCTAATGTTTAGTCTCGGAAACATGTTAATGGCATAACGATGTTGCTTAGTGAGACAGCCTTGGCAATGCATCGTTATTGCTACGAAAGCGTAGGCGAGCCCTAGTTCTTAACCAAACTAGTGTATCCTGATCTTTAGATCAGTAACAACTACGTGTAATTCGAAGAGCGCACTTAAACTGGTTCGTTTGTGCTCTCAATTCGCCCTTGTTATGTAGGCGATAGGAATATTACTGAGTCCCTCACGCCATTTGGATAATATTCACTTTAAGATGTATGTCGTATTTAACGGCAGActcaaataaatttaattatatgTGGAAAGCGGCTGAAAGGGACGCTGATCTATCTCTCTCTGTTTTAATAAACGAGTACATACGAGTACTTtagctcaattttattttaagggtTAAACTAATTGTAAGATTGAACTGCTTTAAATATCGTATataatgtatatgtatgttGGCACGTGCCACGTGCCTTaccgtatataatatatatcataATATGTTGATATATGCCTTAATTTCTTCCAAACACCGACGAATTCAATTGCAGTATTGGTGATTAGCAATTCGCTTCGCtcagtaaaaaatatattcattgtAAACTCAAATTCTTCATCATCAAAATGATAAAGTAACTTAGTACTGTATTGAGATGATGGGTCTTCACTTCAGTGGCTACCATTAAGTTCTCCCTCCTGACTGAGGTCGCCACGGAACCCATCTTGTGCAATCTCGAATTACTCGGTATGTAAATCAGGGTTCCCCGGACATTAGCATATCTCTGCCGATATTGCGGTAGTTTCGATGTATTGAGGAATTCTATTACCGTCGGCTTTAAGTTCGTTCATTACGTCCGAGACCCGTAATTATAAAGAATGGTAGGTCCTCTGCAGCATTTTGTTTCTCATGATCACACTAAAGTGATGTAGTATTAAAGTTTTTGACTTTAAGAGGCTCGATATTAGACATGATATTGAACCTGTTAACAGTAATACAGGATTTCTAATAAACAAATGCATAAATACATCAATAAACTTATCATAATAAACATCAATTAGTATTCGTGCCCCGAGCACAGATATGCTCTATTGAACCCTTGCTTGTTTCAGATAGGGCATCTTTTAGCGTAGTCTCAGTCGGACAGGTTTGAAAATTCAATAAGGGCAATACGGGTAAATGTGGAATAAGGATATGTGTGGTTAACTTTCACCTCGAGGCGAGTTCGTACATTTGCCGATCAAACAACTGTCTGGCTTAAGTTGTCAACATCCAAGCTTATTTATGACGCtgtcgaagaaatatcaaaagatTAATTCAGTGAAAACCCTTGAAGCGCAAACCGATTGACGTGCACAAAGCCCTCGGCTACTAAGGCTACAGCAGTTTCTTTCAGCTACTGAAGTTTTATGCTTTGACACTAAAGCCGCATTGGGATCTTTAAGATATGATATTGATTTGATACTAGTCTCACTTCGTTCACGTATTGGTACGAAAGTGACATGATAAGATTTTGTATCAAATTgatgtaatatttttaaaatctaaATGCGTCCGGGGTCCTCAACCTTAGCGTGAGCCCTTTCACAAAGTAATTGATATTTTGAAGGTTGATTGAAGTGAAATAACGGCCATTAGTATATAAATAATCGTTAAGTTCAGCCTGTTTTAGTCCGGACGTTGAATAATGAACCTCTTTGGTGCGCTGCTGCCCTGGTAATGGGAATAGGTGATTTGTTACCGTTGTTATGTTTGTTCCGTTAAAAAACCCGGTGAGTGTGAGTTAGGCAATGTATCAAGACagagtaataggtacagatttAGTGCAtagttattttccatcgtattttgacggaaacgtacgaactactaacccggggttaagtggtTATACTGATAatctaatgtcaaattgtactggtagccatggtaattccaggtttaaccggttaaccccggatcagtggaatggtgcaagtgggcctaattcagtcagtctcggtacaaaaagtgctGAGGTTGAATGAAGTAGcaagacaaatacgaacgttaccgaaaaaatacgatggaaaacaattatgcactacatctgtagtacTTTGTAGTACTTTTGTACAGAAAACTCATTAGCTAGTTAACCATTATAAACCATGTTCTCGCTaagatataatatatttttcaatccATTCGTTCAGGCACATTTGTGATCAAGTGACACATTTAGCGTAGGCACGACTTTGCtgagataatttttaagaaaaaaaaccgacttctatggggcccggtgaaagattatggtagatggtgcactatgtagaaaaggaggtaaaaccagtacctactttctagtagcatttcgtttccgtaagggtcgtagttatctagcctaacc
This window encodes:
- the LOC134674147 gene encoding uncharacterized protein LOC134674147 produces the protein MSGVIKGKPGSPIAQQTLFGWIISGGAPAEEHGKNGRIVSMHLSVSLDNMLQRFWESETLDNESKDTLTPQEKRAEEIYEKTLARDEDGRFIVGLPFVRDTPIVPENSRSIAVKRLECLERKLAHNSKLKTEYDNVIKEYLTLKHMEPVGKPEKDEKTVYLPHHAVVREDRETTKVRVVFDASCKGSNGVSLNDELLVGPTLLEELRDVIMRWRQNKICFVADIVKMYRQIKVRETDTDYQRILYRFDPKEEIQDFRMLTVTFGTASAPYLAIRTLKQLAKEEKDAFPIASEIIDRDFYMDDVLTGFDDVKSALEAHEELNKVMSKSGFELQKWASNSREFMSAIQPEKRESSNTVDMNRKSQIKTLGIIWNIDEDKLKVTQKEINTEKPVTKRNVLGQIASLFDPLGWLAPAIMKAKMFMQKLWLEKLDWDEELPTDLKEEWIQYQEDLPALSAIQINRWTGSSKNSAIELHGFSDACQTGYAAVVYLRVIPKDGSPCQVALITAKTKVAPVVKPLSLPRLELCGASLLSKLMKHVMRVLNIELQQTYAWVDSKVVLAWIKGDPNRWTPYVKNRVIDIRSNLDTHWLYVNTKDNPADPASRGLSPSKLKQNQLWFNGPEFLREPDFTIPVDSIPETELEKRLLLKCKTTTIETDSEKLTLLKKYSSLQKLLDVISYCRRWLKILKKEKNVSKHITCEERDEALTLCLKMSQEIEFPEEIDHLKSRKAIKKSSRLLQFTPYLDDKGIIRLGGRLKHAELSMDQKHPVIITKNNVLLPVLLDDAHKNTLHGGPHLMTPYLRSKHWIIKGGSSIRQFYKKCITCARYNAKTNTQLMGNLPEVRVKPSGPFLISGVDFAGPITCRMSKGRGAKTYKAYIALFVCMSTKAIHLELVSDMTTEAFIAAFKRFVSRRGHCKELWSDHGTTFVAAEKELLKMWQQGRNEIPEDLLKSLDDKGTRWRYIPPGAPNFGGLWEAGVKSTKYHLKRIMQDATLTFEEFYTFDNTLALMD